In Schaalia sp. JY-X169, the following are encoded in one genomic region:
- the rho gene encoding transcription termination factor Rho: MESKSDASVASLGKMKLAELQSLAAQQGLKGTSRMRKADLVEALSQPSRSTSEKQATRPPRRANADAKKQGSDDSNAKGERRQEKVAETREGQPEAASVDVRAAVAEDLDRVRSRRGAQGRDGERRDTSGGNRGTDKQDSSSNREQGSTSQRDQGAVALDEIALPEGGEPNRNRNRRDRNSRRRGRDRNPNRDSTTREVGQRGGQTQGQTRGADSEPVDDSQLIPIAGIVDIQSNHAFVRTSGYLPGNNDVYVTLGNARRWGLRGGDAVVGAVRPARDGDRGGRNQQKHNALVRVDSVNGMTIEQALERREFAKLTPEYPREQLRMETTPKALTSRMIDLVAPVGKGQRGLIVSPPKAGKTMIIQQMAKAIEINNPQVHLMVVLVDERPEEVTDMRSIVKGEVIASTFDRPASDHTTVAELAIERAKRLVELGQDVVVLLDSITRLSRAYNLAAPASGRILSGGVDAAALYPPKKFFGAARNLREGGSLTIIASALVETGSKMDEVIFEEFKGTGNMELRLSRSLADRRIFPAIDINASGTRREELLLKPEELAIMWKLRRALGSLDQAQALETVLGKLKETSSNAEFLMMASRTTSGD, from the coding sequence ATGGAAAGTAAATCGGACGCAAGCGTTGCTTCGCTCGGAAAAATGAAGCTTGCAGAGCTTCAGAGCCTCGCCGCTCAGCAAGGCCTCAAAGGTACTTCGCGCATGCGCAAAGCGGATCTGGTAGAGGCACTCTCCCAGCCCTCGCGTAGCACTTCGGAGAAGCAGGCCACGCGGCCGCCTCGACGTGCTAATGCGGATGCCAAGAAGCAAGGTTCTGACGACTCCAACGCCAAGGGAGAGCGCCGTCAAGAGAAGGTTGCAGAGACCCGTGAGGGGCAGCCAGAGGCTGCTTCCGTGGACGTGCGTGCTGCAGTTGCCGAAGATCTTGATCGTGTTCGTTCAAGGCGCGGCGCGCAGGGCCGTGACGGTGAACGCAGGGACACTTCGGGAGGCAACAGAGGCACTGACAAGCAGGACTCTTCTTCCAACCGTGAGCAGGGCTCCACCAGCCAGCGTGACCAGGGCGCGGTTGCGCTAGATGAGATTGCGTTGCCCGAGGGCGGGGAACCCAATAGGAACCGCAACAGACGCGACCGGAACTCCCGTAGGCGGGGACGGGATCGCAACCCGAATCGCGACAGTACGACTCGCGAAGTGGGCCAGCGTGGTGGGCAGACACAAGGTCAAACACGTGGGGCCGACAGTGAACCAGTCGATGATTCACAGCTGATTCCCATTGCTGGAATCGTCGATATTCAGTCAAATCACGCATTCGTGCGTACCTCCGGTTACCTGCCGGGAAACAATGATGTTTACGTGACGTTGGGGAATGCCCGCCGTTGGGGTCTACGCGGCGGTGATGCTGTCGTCGGTGCTGTGCGACCTGCTCGTGACGGCGATCGTGGCGGGCGCAATCAACAGAAGCACAACGCCCTCGTGCGTGTCGACTCAGTCAATGGCATGACGATTGAGCAGGCGCTGGAGCGGCGGGAGTTCGCCAAGTTGACGCCCGAATACCCGCGCGAACAGCTACGAATGGAGACCACTCCCAAGGCGTTGACCTCCAGGATGATCGATCTGGTCGCCCCCGTGGGCAAGGGCCAACGTGGACTTATTGTCTCGCCCCCTAAAGCGGGTAAGACGATGATCATCCAGCAGATGGCGAAGGCCATCGAAATCAACAACCCCCAGGTCCACCTGATGGTGGTGCTGGTGGATGAGCGACCTGAAGAAGTGACCGATATGCGATCTATCGTCAAAGGTGAGGTCATTGCCTCTACCTTTGACCGTCCAGCATCAGATCACACCACGGTCGCAGAGCTGGCAATCGAGCGTGCCAAGCGCCTCGTTGAACTCGGCCAAGATGTCGTGGTTCTCCTTGACTCCATTACCCGCCTGTCACGTGCCTACAACCTTGCTGCCCCAGCGTCGGGACGTATCCTGTCCGGTGGTGTTGATGCAGCAGCGCTGTACCCACCGAAGAAGTTCTTCGGTGCTGCACGTAATCTACGTGAGGGTGGGTCGCTCACCATTATCGCCTCAGCTCTGGTTGAAACCGGCTCCAAGATGGATGAAGTCATCTTCGAAGAGTTCAAGGGAACGGGCAATATGGAACTGCGCCTCTCCCGTAGCCTCGCAGACCGGCGTATCTTCCCGGCCATCGACATCAATGCTTCAGGGACAAGGCGTGAAGAGCTGCTCCTAAAGCCCGAAGAACTGGCAATTATGTGGAAACTACGTCGTGCGCTGGGGAGCCTCGACCAAGCACAGGCACTGGAAACAGTGCTGGGCAAGCTAAAAGAGACTTCGTCGAACGCGGAGTTCCTGATGATGGCTTCCCGCACCACGTCAGGCGACTAA
- the rpmE gene encoding 50S ribosomal protein L31, producing MKQGIHPNYVETTVTCTCGNEFVTHSTVADGTMRVDVCSECHPFYTGKQKILDSGGRVARFEARYGKKADKK from the coding sequence ATGAAGCAGGGTATTCATCCCAATTACGTGGAGACCACGGTGACATGCACCTGTGGTAACGAGTTCGTTACCCACTCCACAGTGGCCGACGGCACCATGCGTGTCGATGTGTGTTCAGAGTGCCACCCGTTCTACACGGGCAAACAGAAGATTCTGGACTCCGGTGGGCGTGTTGCCCGCTTCGAAGCACGTTACGGCAAGAAGGCCGACAAGAAGTAG
- the prfA gene encoding peptide chain release factor 1, which produces MSTHASLEAVAPLIAEYEDLEKQLADPTLHSNQARARKVGRRYAELGRIVKLAHTLAEVDGDLAAAQELAAEDPEFAAEVEEISQRREEALKELVSVLAPRDPDDACDVILEIKAGEGGDESALFAADLARMYTRYADNKGWTVTELSTTHTGLGGLKEVTIAVRAKGNPTPEEGVWTHLKYEGGVHRVQRVPVTESQGRIHTSAAGVMVMPEVEVDDTVEIDPNDLRIDVYRSSGPGGQSVNTTDSAVRITHMPTGIVVSMQNEKSQLQNKDAAMRVLRTRLIAEARAQREAEASEKRLSQVRTVDRSERIRTYNFPENRIADHRTGFKAYNLDQVLEGNLDDVIQSAIAADEEARLEAAGQ; this is translated from the coding sequence GTGTCTACGCACGCCAGTCTCGAAGCCGTCGCCCCCCTCATCGCAGAATACGAAGATCTCGAAAAGCAGTTGGCAGATCCCACACTGCACTCAAACCAAGCCCGTGCACGTAAGGTGGGTCGCCGCTACGCGGAGCTGGGACGGATCGTTAAGTTGGCGCACACGCTTGCCGAGGTTGACGGTGACCTTGCCGCGGCGCAGGAACTGGCTGCCGAGGACCCGGAGTTCGCTGCCGAAGTTGAAGAGATCTCTCAGCGACGCGAGGAAGCGCTGAAAGAGCTGGTTTCCGTCCTCGCTCCACGTGATCCCGACGACGCATGTGACGTCATTCTTGAGATTAAGGCAGGTGAAGGTGGGGACGAATCCGCACTGTTCGCGGCCGACCTCGCGCGGATGTACACCCGCTATGCCGACAACAAGGGCTGGACTGTTACGGAGCTGTCGACGACTCACACGGGTCTTGGCGGCCTCAAAGAAGTGACAATCGCCGTCCGTGCAAAGGGCAACCCAACACCGGAAGAAGGGGTGTGGACCCACCTGAAGTACGAGGGCGGGGTACATCGTGTGCAACGTGTCCCCGTTACGGAATCACAGGGTCGTATCCACACTTCGGCCGCCGGCGTGATGGTGATGCCCGAGGTTGAGGTTGACGATACTGTTGAAATCGACCCGAATGACCTGCGCATTGACGTCTACCGTTCTTCAGGTCCGGGAGGACAGTCTGTCAACACGACGGACTCGGCCGTGAGGATCACTCATATGCCAACGGGGATTGTCGTCTCCATGCAGAACGAGAAGTCGCAGCTGCAGAACAAGGACGCAGCGATGCGAGTGCTACGGACCCGACTGATTGCGGAGGCGCGTGCCCAGAGAGAAGCGGAAGCTTCTGAGAAGCGCCTCAGCCAGGTACGGACAGTTGACAGGTCTGAGAGGATCCGCACCTACAACTTCCCGGAGAACCGTATCGCGGACCACAGGACGGGATTCAAGGCCTACAACCTTGATCAGGTCCTGGAAGGCAACCTTGACGATGTCATTCAGTCGGCCATTGCTGCCGATGAAGAGGCTCGACTAGAAGCCGCCGGACAGTAG
- a CDS encoding HemK/PrmC family methyltransferase: MQSGEEQEQFLVSRGYSRESASVPVEMLLRWGRGELERVGIPQVEARWLLEWALGEPLGVRTHAGIRAAEKYRSAISQRRSRVPFQHITGEMSFRYLTLKAGPGVFVARPETETLVDLALATLEPGSAVVADLCAGSGAIGLALATERSDTQVTMVEISPAAGRYLETNTRRVGQFAAGSRVRICMEDATGALAGSEETLDLVVSNPPYVGIVDAPTQPEALADPEIALFGGGEDGLVTPRGIVTRAYELLRKHGTLLMEHGEDQGAALVGHAVNVGFYSAETVDDLTGRPRFLRAVK, from the coding sequence ATGCAGTCCGGCGAAGAGCAGGAGCAGTTCCTGGTGAGCCGCGGGTATTCTCGCGAAAGCGCCAGCGTCCCCGTCGAGATGCTGTTGCGCTGGGGTCGGGGAGAACTTGAGCGTGTAGGAATACCCCAGGTTGAAGCTCGGTGGCTGCTGGAATGGGCTCTCGGCGAACCACTGGGTGTCCGAACGCACGCTGGAATACGAGCAGCCGAGAAGTACCGTAGCGCGATCTCCCAACGCAGGTCCCGAGTGCCCTTTCAGCACATCACGGGGGAGATGTCTTTCCGTTACCTCACCCTCAAAGCGGGTCCCGGGGTTTTTGTTGCGAGGCCGGAGACAGAGACGCTCGTCGACTTAGCACTTGCTACGTTGGAGCCAGGAAGCGCCGTGGTTGCGGACCTTTGTGCTGGTTCCGGAGCAATTGGGTTGGCTTTGGCCACCGAAAGGTCTGACACCCAGGTAACAATGGTTGAGATCAGCCCAGCGGCCGGCCGCTACCTAGAGACAAACACACGTCGAGTGGGCCAGTTTGCCGCCGGATCGAGGGTGCGCATATGCATGGAGGATGCCACAGGGGCTTTGGCAGGGAGTGAAGAGACTCTTGACCTTGTTGTTTCCAACCCGCCCTACGTGGGTATCGTAGATGCACCAACGCAACCGGAGGCCCTAGCAGACCCAGAGATCGCGCTCTTCGGTGGGGGAGAGGACGGATTGGTGACACCAAGAGGCATCGTCACCCGTGCGTATGAACTCCTTCGGAAGCACGGAACACTGTTGATGGAACATGGTGAAGACCAGGGGGCAGCCCTTGTCGGGCATGCTGTCAATGTCGGTTTTTACAGTGCGGAAACAGTCGACGACCTCACGGGCAGACCACGCTTCTTGAGAGCAGTAAAGTAG
- a CDS encoding L-threonylcarbamoyladenylate synthase, translated as MAVYRDTLEFPSGDEKWLEEDSQIRLLRAVTKGELVVLPTDTVYGIGADPFSHSAVGRLLGAKGRDQTMPPPVLGGLCEELLSLLDFTSLEQRETVEQLAREFWPGPLTIIAPSKAQFGWDTESVNGTIAVRMPGSDLAISALRVTGPLAVTSANRTGMPAAQTLDEAREYFGDEVSVYIDGGASPLGRPSTIVDCSRSAPRVIRAGGVTAKQIEDLLESK; from the coding sequence ATGGCGGTGTACAGAGATACCTTGGAGTTTCCTTCCGGGGATGAGAAGTGGTTGGAAGAAGATAGCCAGATTCGACTCCTGCGCGCTGTCACAAAGGGTGAGCTGGTTGTCTTGCCAACGGACACGGTCTACGGCATCGGTGCCGATCCGTTCTCGCATTCTGCTGTTGGTCGCCTGCTTGGCGCCAAAGGGCGTGATCAAACAATGCCACCACCTGTTCTGGGTGGGTTATGTGAGGAGCTTCTTTCGCTTCTTGATTTCACTTCTCTGGAGCAGCGGGAGACGGTTGAGCAACTAGCCAGGGAGTTTTGGCCTGGGCCACTGACGATAATTGCCCCGAGTAAGGCCCAATTTGGTTGGGATACTGAGTCCGTCAATGGCACCATTGCCGTGCGGATGCCGGGCTCCGACCTTGCGATTTCGGCACTGCGTGTAACGGGGCCCCTGGCAGTTACCTCAGCAAACAGAACCGGCATGCCAGCTGCCCAAACCTTGGATGAGGCCCGCGAGTACTTCGGCGATGAAGTGAGCGTCTACATTGACGGAGGCGCGTCACCGCTGGGCAGACCCTCGACGATTGTCGACTGTTCCAGATCAGCGCCGCGAGTAATCCGCGCCGGGGGCGTGACCGCAAAGCAGATTGAAGACCTACTAGAGTCAAAGTAG
- a CDS encoding glycosyltransferase family 4 protein, whose amino-acid sequence MRVYMLVLLTALAVTMVLTPIVRRMALSLNILTPLRARDVHAHPIPRLGGIAMTGGVLAALALGYAIPYLRPIYESSPTLWSVALGTVAIALLGAVDDVWELDWLTKLTGQILISGGMAMGGVQLLSVPIFGVTVGSAWLSVLVSTLILVAIINAVNFVDGLDGLASGVIAIGSLSFFAYSYILTRLMGATSYATAAAVVTVALAGACIGFLWFNFHPASIFMGDSGAMVLGLLLGSATLIVTGQANPALLTEQSVITPWIPVILPLAVLLIPLADLVITPVLRMAHGRSPMTADRTHLHDRLLLHGHSHRGVVLIMYAWTTWACVVAVSFLLMPPLIVLAWALPAAVLIVLATLFQFPSAAGSSRRRSRGTGVPGGRVAVDDGQTVISRPNLDHMWSPLSHHKQDPEGSSSQEGAEAKQSGRFRPVHAELVDKEDD is encoded by the coding sequence GTGCGCGTATACATGCTTGTGCTCTTGACCGCGCTGGCGGTGACGATGGTGCTGACGCCGATTGTCCGTCGCATGGCTCTAAGTTTGAACATCCTCACGCCTTTGCGCGCTCGGGACGTCCACGCACATCCCATCCCACGCCTTGGCGGTATCGCCATGACGGGTGGTGTCTTAGCAGCGCTGGCACTCGGGTATGCGATTCCCTATCTGCGCCCAATATATGAGTCCTCACCTACCCTGTGGTCGGTTGCCTTGGGGACGGTCGCCATAGCACTCTTGGGGGCGGTTGATGACGTGTGGGAGCTGGATTGGCTCACCAAACTAACAGGGCAGATCCTCATCTCCGGGGGGATGGCAATGGGTGGCGTGCAACTTCTCAGTGTCCCCATTTTTGGTGTCACAGTTGGATCTGCTTGGCTCTCTGTGCTTGTGTCAACACTGATCTTGGTCGCAATCATCAATGCCGTGAATTTCGTGGATGGGCTTGATGGTTTGGCATCCGGTGTCATCGCAATCGGCTCACTGTCATTTTTCGCATACTCATACATCCTCACAAGACTTATGGGGGCAACGTCGTATGCCACAGCCGCCGCGGTGGTTACCGTCGCCCTGGCCGGGGCATGCATAGGGTTCCTCTGGTTCAATTTCCATCCGGCGTCTATCTTCATGGGTGACTCTGGCGCAATGGTCTTGGGATTGTTGCTTGGATCGGCGACTCTGATAGTCACCGGACAGGCAAATCCGGCACTGCTCACCGAACAGTCCGTGATCACCCCGTGGATTCCAGTCATCCTCCCCCTGGCAGTCCTACTTATTCCACTTGCAGATCTGGTCATTACGCCGGTGCTGCGTATGGCGCACGGGAGAAGTCCGATGACGGCAGACCGCACGCACCTCCACGATCGTCTGCTTCTCCATGGTCATTCGCACCGCGGGGTCGTCTTGATCATGTATGCGTGGACGACTTGGGCCTGCGTGGTTGCGGTGTCGTTCTTACTAATGCCGCCACTCATAGTTCTTGCGTGGGCGCTTCCCGCGGCAGTCCTGATAGTTTTAGCGACACTCTTCCAGTTCCCCTCGGCTGCGGGTTCATCACGGCGACGCTCTCGGGGGACGGGTGTCCCCGGGGGCCGTGTCGCAGTCGACGATGGTCAGACCGTTATTTCGAGGCCGAATCTGGACCATATGTGGTCGCCCCTTAGCCACCACAAGCAGGACCCTGAGGGCAGCAGTTCTCAGGAGGGCGCCGAGGCAAAGCAATCTGGGCGTTTTCGTCCGGTTCACGCCGAATTAGTAGACAAGGAAGATGACTGA
- the atpB gene encoding F0F1 ATP synthase subunit A produces the protein MVVWAIVFTAEGTNIWRYALTTATVAKPAENRLPDATHKTETARSNPARPLWWWLGLVLLLGVVVVTFYPGIVDAFSHPVEDVHSPGMADFFPETIIWDGTLFELNRLTLARIIAAAVVALIFAVTAAGVTLRPSRGQMLIELGVSFVRQNIGIELLGTRRGKRYGTLLAFTFFGVLGMNLTGIVPGINIAASSVMSVPLVFAIISYVTFISAGIKARGGLRFFKEQLFPPGIPWPVYFLLTPIELISTFIVRPATLAIRLLANMIAGHMLLALTYFGTQVLLIGVGALVPVSALTLAAAVVMTLFEMFVAVLQAYVFTILTAVYIKMSVEAH, from the coding sequence GTGGTAGTTTGGGCAATTGTCTTCACAGCAGAAGGCACGAATATCTGGAGGTACGCTCTGACCACGGCAACTGTGGCCAAGCCGGCGGAGAATCGCCTGCCTGACGCTACCCACAAGACAGAGACTGCACGGAGCAATCCTGCACGGCCGCTGTGGTGGTGGCTCGGCCTGGTGCTGCTCCTGGGCGTCGTGGTTGTGACGTTCTACCCCGGCATAGTCGACGCATTTAGCCATCCGGTCGAGGACGTTCACAGTCCCGGCATGGCCGACTTCTTCCCAGAAACGATCATCTGGGATGGCACGTTGTTCGAACTAAACCGACTCACTCTGGCACGGATCATTGCTGCCGCTGTTGTTGCGCTCATCTTTGCCGTGACGGCTGCTGGCGTGACACTCCGCCCATCTCGCGGCCAAATGCTGATTGAACTTGGCGTGTCGTTTGTTCGCCAGAACATTGGTATCGAGCTCCTCGGGACTCGCCGCGGCAAGCGCTACGGTACGCTCCTAGCCTTCACCTTCTTCGGCGTCTTGGGAATGAACCTCACCGGTATCGTTCCGGGAATCAACATCGCAGCATCTTCTGTAATGTCAGTTCCACTGGTGTTCGCGATTATCTCGTATGTGACTTTCATCAGTGCGGGTATAAAGGCACGTGGGGGATTGCGCTTCTTCAAGGAACAGTTGTTCCCTCCCGGCATCCCGTGGCCCGTGTACTTCCTGCTCACTCCAATCGAACTAATCTCAACTTTCATCGTGCGACCCGCTACGTTGGCTATTCGTCTTCTGGCTAACATGATTGCCGGCCACATGCTCCTAGCCCTGACATACTTCGGAACCCAGGTGCTGCTGATTGGCGTCGGAGCCCTGGTTCCCGTGTCCGCACTGACCCTGGCCGCAGCCGTGGTAATGACTCTGTTTGAGATGTTCGTGGCAGTACTGCAGGCCTATGTGTTTACCATCTTGACTGCCGTCTACATCAAGATGTCAGTCGAAGCCCACTAA
- the atpE gene encoding ATP synthase F0 subunit C: MTGSITILGYGLATLGPGLGIGILVARTQEATARQPEVAGRLFTNMIIGASLIEALALIGFVLAFIV, from the coding sequence ATGACCGGTTCCATCACTATTCTGGGCTACGGCCTTGCAACACTCGGCCCGGGCCTCGGCATCGGCATCCTGGTTGCGCGTACACAGGAAGCCACAGCACGCCAACCCGAGGTCGCTGGTCGCCTCTTTACGAACATGATTATCGGTGCATCCCTAATCGAGGCCCTTGCCCTGATCGGCTTCGTTCTGGCATTTATTGTCTGA
- the atpF gene encoding F0F1 ATP synthase subunit B, with protein sequence MPFPAEAAAVGGLDVLIPPVYEIFWSALIMLGLWLVLGKALPKIYGMIDDRREMIDAGLDAADKAKEDASLAKREREEVLRKAQEEAREIRGDAQKDAGRIVAQGRHEAQAEAARITEAASRHIATERAAAAISLRQDVGTLATQLAERIVGEQLTNEELSQRVIDRFMSDVEADLASTPTGADA encoded by the coding sequence ATGCCGTTTCCAGCTGAGGCCGCAGCCGTAGGTGGCCTTGATGTTTTGATTCCGCCGGTTTATGAGATCTTCTGGTCGGCGCTAATCATGCTTGGGCTGTGGTTGGTGCTGGGCAAAGCGCTTCCGAAAATCTACGGAATGATAGATGACCGCCGCGAGATGATCGACGCGGGACTCGATGCTGCCGACAAGGCGAAAGAGGATGCTTCACTCGCGAAGCGTGAGCGTGAAGAAGTTCTTCGCAAGGCGCAGGAAGAGGCCCGGGAGATCCGCGGTGACGCACAGAAGGACGCAGGCCGAATTGTGGCCCAAGGTCGCCATGAAGCCCAGGCTGAAGCAGCTCGAATTACCGAAGCTGCAAGCCGTCACATCGCCACGGAGCGCGCTGCTGCCGCAATATCATTGCGTCAAGATGTGGGTACTCTAGCGACACAGCTGGCAGAGCGCATCGTTGGCGAACAGCTCACAAATGAAGAACTGTCACAGCGTGTAATCGACAGGTTCATGAGCGATGTTGAGGCCGACTTGGCTTCGACCCCCACGGGAGCGGATGCCTAG
- a CDS encoding F0F1 ATP synthase subunit delta yields MGAEQQSNLQAARDLLHRDIKIGPQGEAVGAELFGVYDTLSQNRRLLRALTDPGRTPVDRVNLAESVFSARVGSVTMAVISLLVGQHWGHQDQLGTTIRELGMDAYVLAEDYEKNPDLSQQLVDAYALIASNRDLRIQLSDLGEGDADQRAALAGKIFEGHVSPIAQKLIMRAAHDVRYGHLVQLLRRMAARASDMNGRALVVCSTARPLTEAQAARMASLAERKWGRPVDMAQVVDPSLIGGFRLDIGEESIDTSIRTDIAMARLAMAK; encoded by the coding sequence GTGGGAGCGGAACAGCAGTCGAACCTTCAGGCCGCACGCGACCTGCTTCACCGGGACATCAAGATTGGTCCCCAGGGTGAAGCAGTCGGTGCTGAGCTGTTTGGTGTTTACGACACGCTGAGCCAGAACCGGCGCCTCCTGCGGGCACTGACGGACCCTGGCCGAACGCCAGTTGACCGAGTGAACCTCGCTGAGAGTGTTTTCTCCGCGCGGGTTGGCTCAGTCACCATGGCAGTGATCTCCCTGCTGGTAGGCCAGCACTGGGGTCATCAGGACCAACTGGGGACCACAATTCGTGAACTCGGCATGGACGCGTATGTTCTCGCAGAGGATTACGAGAAGAACCCCGACCTCAGCCAGCAGCTTGTGGATGCCTACGCGCTGATTGCCAGCAACCGCGACTTGCGGATTCAACTGTCTGACTTGGGGGAGGGTGACGCCGACCAGAGAGCCGCCCTCGCGGGGAAAATTTTTGAGGGCCACGTCAGCCCAATCGCGCAGAAGCTAATTATGCGGGCAGCCCACGACGTGCGCTACGGGCACCTAGTGCAACTGCTTCGGCGAATGGCGGCACGGGCTTCTGACATGAATGGCAGGGCACTGGTGGTATGTAGTACTGCTCGTCCATTGACTGAGGCCCAGGCAGCCCGGATGGCATCACTTGCTGAGCGGAAGTGGGGACGTCCCGTGGACATGGCGCAAGTGGTTGACCCATCGTTGATCGGCGGCTTCCGTCTCGATATAGGCGAGGAATCAATCGACACCTCGATCCGTACGGATATTGCCATGGCACGTCTGGCCATGGCTAAGTAG
- the atpA gene encoding F0F1 ATP synthase subunit alpha, producing MTDLGIRPEDIRAALDSYIESFTPVDATAEQVGHVTETADGIAQVEGLPGAMANELLKFEDGTLGLAMNLEPTKIGTVILGDFSGIEEGQEVRRTGEVLSVQVGDGYLGRVVDPMGKPIDGLGEITDLEGRRALELQAPGVMQRKSVHEPLQTGLKAIDSMIPIGRGQRQLIIGDRQTGKTAIAIDTILNQKDNWATGDPKKQVRCIYVAVGQKASTIAAVRKTLADAGALEYTTIVAAPASDPAGFKYLAPYTGSAIGQHWMYGGKHCLIVFDDLSKQAEAYRAVSLLLRRPPGREAYPGDVFYLHSRLLERCAKLSDELGGGSLTGLPIIETKANDVSAYIPTNVISITDGQIFLQSDLFNADQRPAVDVGVSVSRVGGDAQIKAMKKVAGTLKLTLAQYRSMASFAMFASDLDATTRAQLTRGEHMMELLKQSQSSPMSVEDQVAVIWAGTKGYLDDLELKEVRPFQDGLLDHLRAHTDVLERIVATGTLEEDLESDLKSAVEDYHQSFVVSKDGAAEGEVEAERTQEEIVRTRGGAKKD from the coding sequence ATGACTGATCTTGGGATTCGCCCGGAAGACATTCGGGCAGCGTTGGACTCTTACATTGAGTCATTTACGCCCGTGGACGCAACGGCCGAGCAGGTCGGTCACGTTACTGAAACCGCCGACGGCATCGCGCAGGTTGAAGGTCTTCCGGGAGCGATGGCCAATGAGCTCCTGAAGTTCGAGGACGGAACGCTCGGACTCGCGATGAACCTGGAACCGACCAAGATTGGAACGGTCATTCTGGGTGACTTCTCAGGGATTGAAGAAGGTCAAGAAGTTCGCCGCACAGGTGAGGTCCTCTCAGTTCAGGTTGGCGACGGCTACCTGGGGCGCGTGGTCGATCCCATGGGTAAACCCATCGACGGCCTCGGAGAGATTACGGACCTGGAGGGACGCCGCGCCCTCGAACTGCAGGCTCCCGGCGTCATGCAGCGTAAGTCGGTGCATGAGCCTTTGCAGACGGGCCTTAAGGCCATTGACTCCATGATCCCGATTGGCCGTGGACAGCGTCAGCTCATTATCGGTGACCGGCAAACCGGCAAGACTGCCATCGCAATCGATACGATTTTGAATCAGAAGGATAACTGGGCAACCGGTGATCCTAAGAAGCAGGTTCGCTGCATCTACGTTGCCGTTGGACAGAAGGCGTCGACAATCGCTGCTGTCCGCAAGACTCTTGCTGATGCTGGTGCACTGGAGTACACGACCATCGTTGCTGCACCGGCCTCGGACCCCGCAGGATTCAAGTACTTGGCTCCCTACACGGGATCCGCTATCGGCCAGCACTGGATGTACGGTGGCAAGCACTGCCTGATTGTCTTTGACGATCTTTCAAAGCAGGCAGAAGCCTACCGCGCAGTGTCACTTCTGCTGCGCCGCCCACCGGGCCGTGAGGCGTACCCGGGTGATGTTTTCTACCTCCACTCGCGTCTTCTGGAACGTTGCGCGAAGCTGTCGGATGAACTCGGAGGCGGCTCCCTGACGGGTCTGCCAATCATTGAGACCAAGGCAAACGACGTCTCCGCTTACATTCCGACGAACGTCATCTCCATTACCGACGGGCAGATCTTCCTACAGTCGGACCTTTTCAACGCTGACCAGCGCCCGGCGGTTGACGTTGGTGTCTCCGTCTCTCGTGTTGGTGGTGACGCGCAGATCAAGGCGATGAAGAAGGTTGCCGGCACCTTGAAGTTGACGCTCGCCCAATACCGTTCAATGGCCTCGTTCGCCATGTTTGCTTCCGACCTCGACGCGACTACCCGTGCACAGTTGACACGCGGTGAACACATGATGGAGTTGCTGAAGCAGTCCCAGAGCTCCCCGATGAGTGTTGAGGATCAGGTCGCCGTGATCTGGGCAGGTACGAAGGGCTACCTAGACGACCTCGAACTCAAAGAGGTTCGCCCCTTCCAAGACGGTCTTCTGGACCACTTGCGGGCACACACAGATGTTCTGGAGAGGATCGTCGCTACGGGAACGCTCGAAGAAGATCTCGAGAGTGATCTGAAGAGTGCGGTTGAGGACTACCACCAGTCGTTTGTAGTCTCGAAGGATGGGGCAGCAGAGGGCGAAGTTGAGGCCGAGCGTACCCAAGAAGAGATCGTCCGCACGCGCGGCGGTGCGAAGAAGGACTAG